A genomic window from Clostridium aceticum includes:
- the atpG gene encoding ATP synthase F1 subunit gamma, translating to MAGLGMRDIKRRIKSVNSTKQITKAMELVSSAKLRKARESLEKTKPYFNTIGRTVEEIISSTRGIRHDFLKQREVKKTAYIVITADRGLCGGYNTNVMKATVNHMETKENKSVIVIGQKGRDFFRKRGYDLDGEFTHISENPTFTDAQSIGNLATELYKQELVDEVYLVYTEFLSTINQKPKVAKLLPIELSAEEIQAKDAKPKEDEEFMAYEPSPEAVLSYLIPKYIESMIYGALVESATSEQGARRVAMESATDNATEMIGDLQLQYNRARQASITQEISEIVGGAEAIK from the coding sequence TTGGCTGGACTAGGAATGCGGGATATAAAAAGACGTATTAAGAGTGTTAATAGTACAAAGCAAATTACAAAGGCAATGGAGTTAGTTTCTTCAGCAAAGTTAAGAAAAGCTAGAGAAAGCTTGGAAAAAACCAAACCCTATTTTAACACCATAGGAAGAACGGTTGAAGAAATAATCTCCTCCACCAGAGGAATAAGACACGACTTTCTAAAACAAAGAGAAGTGAAAAAGACAGCTTATATTGTCATAACGGCTGATAGGGGTCTGTGTGGTGGATACAATACCAATGTAATGAAGGCTACTGTAAATCATATGGAGACAAAAGAAAATAAATCAGTGATTGTCATCGGACAGAAGGGTAGAGACTTCTTTAGAAAAAGAGGATATGACTTGGATGGAGAGTTCACCCATATTTCAGAAAATCCTACTTTTACAGATGCGCAAAGTATAGGCAACCTAGCAACTGAGTTATACAAACAAGAATTAGTAGATGAAGTTTATTTAGTATATACGGAATTTTTAAGTACCATTAACCAAAAACCAAAGGTTGCAAAGTTATTGCCTATAGAATTATCAGCGGAAGAGATACAGGCGAAGGATGCCAAGCCTAAAGAGGATGAGGAGTTTATGGCCTATGAACCATCTCCAGAGGCGGTACTAAGCTACTTAATTCCTAAATATATCGAAAGTATGATCTATGGCGCCTTAGTAGAGTCTGCTACCAGTGAGCAGGGAGCTAGAAGGGTTGCTATGGAAAGTGCTACTGACAATGCTACAGAGATGATTGGAGATTTACAGTTACAATACAATCGTGCAAGACAGGCCTCCATCACACAAGAAATTTCAGAGATTGTTGGGGGAGCAGAAGCAATAAAATAA